The DNA segment CCTCTGGCTTGTTGTTCTAAGGTTCTGCCCAACAAAATAAACCCCAGCATCATCACTGGTTCATCAAAGAAGCACTCCCAACCCATTTGCGGAAACAGCAGCGCCACAACGCTGGCTGTGTAGGCTGTCAGCGTTCCCAATCCCACCAAGGTATTCATGTTAGGTGCATTCCGCCGCCAACCAAGCCACCCATCAACTAAAATAGGGCGACCGGGAATTAGTAAGGCAACTGTTGCTAGTCCAAAGTGGAACCAAATGTTATTTAATATGGGCAGAATTGAATTGCCAATGTTGCCCAAATGCCCGATCCCCGAAAAGACCAGCAGCACAGCAGCAATCATTAACTGCCGGAATGCTGTCTGCATTTGTTGGCGTTGTCTTGCGGCTGAGTCTTCTATTGTTGATTCACTTGCCTTACTGTTGGCTTTTCGCGGTTGAGTAGGAAATCCAGCAGATGTCAATCGCTGTGCCAACATATCTGGATCTACCAGACCGACTTCCGACTCTACCACCGCTACCTCTGTAGCCAAATTCACACAGGCGTTCTTCACACCTGAATATTGGGTGAGCTGTCGCTCTACTGCCTTTACACACCCAGCACACTTCATCCCTCCGACATCCAGAATAATTTTCTCTAGTGTGGGGGTGAGTTCTGGGTCAAGCTGAGTTTGTGGGACAAGTTGCATGGCAAGTGTTGAGATTCGCTACGAAGATTAGACACTTGATGATAAGCATCTCTACTTCGAGCGTAGGCGAAATTTTGAACTATGACTGATTGTCATTACCATTTATTTTATTAAGATATGGCACTCATCTCACGTTTTTGGGTCTGGGGATGGGGGAAGGCAGGGGAAGAACTAATGACCAATGACTATTGTTTGGTGTTAATTACGACTCCATTTTGTCGTTTTTACGTAGGCGATCGCTACCATTTGCACTGGTATAAAGGCAATCAGGCTTTTCCAAAAATAGTGAATTTCTAAGTTAGACATAGCACTGAAATACCCCACACCCACCAACAAGCACATAGCCCAAATCATGTGTTTCCGTTTCATTATCAGTATATTGATTGGGATGAAGAAAGCAGGGGAAGAACAATTCAAAAAAAGAGTGAGGAGCAGGGGAAGATTAATGATTAATGACAACGGACAACTGACCACTGACTAATTTAAAACCAACTTTGTTTATTCACTAAATAAGTATTGACAAATTCTTCAGGGGTTTTGTTTAAGTAGATCATGCCTTCAATTAATCCTACCAGTTGCATAATTAACAAAGTAATTCCGTAGGAAAAAGAACCACCAACTAAGGTGATCACTAACATAACGAACCCTTCGGCGGCATAGCCTAAAATGAATTTATGAATACCAAAGCCACCAAAAATAATGCCACAGTAACCAGCTAGTAATTGTTTGTTGGTTTGAGTAGGGTTAAGATTTGCCATAGGTAGGTTACTCCTAAAAAATAGTATAAAATTACAGTTTTTATTGCATTTGGAACTTACGCACCCAAGTTGTCTGTTGAGACTGGGTGTAAGGGTGTAAGGTTTTTAAACATTTACACGCCTATACCCTTGCCTAAACCCTTGTCCAAAGCCTTAAATTTTTATTTTCATGCGTAAGTTATAGTATTAATTTTTCAAAAACATACTCACCTAGTAAACATATTTTTACTTAGTTATTAGTTGGCTTTTTTACTATATAGCTGTCGCCAATAGTGTTAGGACATCAATAGATGATACAACC comes from the Nostoc sp. PCC 7120 = FACHB-418 genome and includes:
- a CDS encoding TM2 domain-containing protein, producing the protein MANLNPTQTNKQLLAGYCGIIFGGFGIHKFILGYAAEGFVMLVITLVGGSFSYGITLLIMQLVGLIEGMIYLNKTPEEFVNTYLVNKQSWF